Proteins from a genomic interval of Gordonia sp. SL306:
- a CDS encoding aldehyde dehydrogenase family protein: protein MREYRKFYIGGRWVDSAQSATFDVINPATEEVCGTVASGSAADVDKAVAAARKAFAGWSTSTVEERVELLQNISAEYQNRSGDLAAALTEEMGAPSALANGFQVGLGAGHLGTAIEALQNFTFEEQRGESLVVKEPIGVCALITPWNWPMNQIAVKVFPALATGCTMVLKPSERSPFTGQVFAEILDAAGVPAGVFNLVQGDGPSVGVPLSGHPDVDMVSFTGSTRAGIDIAKNAAAGVKRVTQELGGKGPNIVLDDADFAENVSKGVVTMMLNSGQTCSAPSRMLVPNARMEEAITAAKDAAPSVTVGDPAGDFSIGPVVSESQFDKIQGLIQQGIDDGATLVTGGPGRPEGLTKGFYVQPTVFADVKNDMAIAREEIFGPVLTILGYEDIDHAIDIANDTEYGLAGFVAGADLDKARSVARRIRAGSVAINDAFDFCAPFGGYKKSGNGREWGEFGFDDYLEIKGILGYSPTQGDSE, encoded by the coding sequence ATGCGTGAGTATCGTAAGTTCTACATCGGTGGCCGATGGGTCGACTCCGCACAGTCGGCGACCTTCGACGTCATCAACCCCGCTACCGAAGAGGTCTGTGGCACGGTCGCGTCGGGTTCCGCGGCGGATGTCGACAAGGCGGTGGCCGCCGCCCGGAAGGCGTTCGCCGGCTGGTCGACGAGCACCGTCGAGGAGCGTGTCGAGCTGCTGCAGAACATCTCCGCCGAATACCAGAACCGCAGCGGCGATCTGGCCGCCGCACTGACCGAGGAGATGGGTGCGCCCAGCGCACTCGCCAACGGTTTCCAGGTCGGCCTGGGTGCGGGTCACCTCGGCACCGCGATCGAAGCGCTGCAGAACTTCACCTTCGAGGAGCAGCGCGGTGAATCGCTGGTGGTCAAGGAACCGATCGGTGTCTGTGCACTGATCACGCCGTGGAACTGGCCGATGAACCAGATCGCCGTGAAGGTCTTCCCCGCACTGGCGACCGGCTGCACGATGGTGCTCAAGCCGTCGGAGAGATCGCCGTTCACCGGTCAGGTCTTTGCCGAGATCCTGGACGCTGCAGGAGTTCCGGCGGGTGTCTTCAACCTGGTCCAGGGCGACGGACCGAGTGTCGGGGTGCCGCTGTCGGGACATCCGGACGTCGACATGGTCTCCTTCACCGGTTCCACCCGCGCCGGCATCGACATCGCCAAGAACGCCGCGGCCGGTGTCAAGAGGGTCACCCAGGAACTCGGCGGCAAAGGACCGAACATCGTCCTCGACGATGCGGATTTCGCCGAGAATGTCTCGAAGGGCGTCGTCACCATGATGCTCAACTCCGGGCAGACCTGCAGTGCCCCCTCGCGCATGCTGGTGCCCAACGCCCGCATGGAAGAAGCGATCACAGCAGCCAAGGACGCCGCACCGTCGGTCACCGTCGGCGATCCGGCAGGTGACTTCTCGATCGGACCGGTGGTGTCGGAATCGCAGTTCGACAAGATCCAGGGCCTCATCCAACAGGGCATCGACGACGGCGCGACCCTGGTGACCGGTGGTCCCGGACGGCCCGAGGGCCTCACGAAGGGCTTCTACGTGCAGCCGACGGTGTTCGCTGATGTCAAGAACGACATGGCGATCGCCCGTGAGGAGATATTCGGCCCGGTGCTGACGATCCTCGGGTACGAGGACATCGACCACGCGATCGACATCGCCAACGACACCGAGTACGGACTCGCAGGTTTCGTCGCAGGCGCCGACCTCGACAAAGCGCGATCGGTGGCCCGCCGAATCCGCGCAGGGTCGGTGGCCATCAACGATGCGTTCGACTTCTGCGCACCGTTCGGCGGGTACAAGAAGAGTGGCAACGGTCGCGAATGGGGCGAGTTCGGCTTCGACGACTACCTGGAGATCAAGGGCATCCTCGGATACAGCCCCACGCAGGGAGACAGCGAATGA
- a CDS encoding thiamine pyrophosphate-binding protein produces the protein MSVKVYERILDLFEAEGINTMFGIPDPNFVHLFHTAEERGWNVVAPHHEETAGFMAEAVSRMTGKAAVCIGTLGPGIANMAGAVMCAKVENSPVIFLGGQRARITEQRVRRGRIQFVQQSGLIEPAVKYSASIEYADQTDEIIREGLRKALSGTPGPVYIEYPSHVIQEELDVPPALPPSKYRLVGQTAGQDKVDEAARLIGAAKQPILLIGHGVHTARAGASVKELADLMACPVIQTSGGTSYIEGLEDRTFPYGFSKAAVEAVVTSDLCLAIGTELGEPVHFGKGRHWVDGEAERSWLLIEQDPAAIGVNRPIDVPLVGDLRAVVPQLVEALKDSPRTATPELKRWISDDAAQLAELAETAPSGASPVHPARLIVEATKDFPADGIMVRDGGATTIFGWTYSQAKPHDVMWNQNFGHLGTGLPYAVGAGVADGGKRPMMLITGDSSFQFHISELETAARLNLPLVCVVAVDYAWGLEVGVYKRTYGQGSRETGVHWSEATRLDKVAEGFGCYGEYVEKDEDIAPAIKRAFASGKPGVIHVAVDPKANSEEMPSYDEFRTWYAEGQQ, from the coding sequence GTGTCAGTCAAGGTCTATGAACGAATTCTCGACCTCTTCGAGGCCGAGGGCATCAACACGATGTTCGGCATCCCGGACCCCAATTTCGTCCACCTGTTCCACACAGCCGAGGAGCGGGGCTGGAATGTGGTCGCCCCGCACCATGAGGAGACGGCGGGTTTCATGGCCGAGGCGGTGTCCCGGATGACCGGCAAAGCCGCGGTCTGCATCGGCACACTGGGACCGGGCATCGCGAACATGGCCGGCGCCGTCATGTGCGCCAAGGTCGAGAACTCACCCGTCATCTTCCTCGGTGGGCAGCGGGCTCGGATCACCGAACAGCGGGTTCGCCGCGGACGGATTCAGTTCGTCCAGCAGTCCGGGCTCATCGAGCCGGCCGTGAAGTACAGCGCCAGTATCGAATACGCCGATCAGACCGACGAGATCATAAGGGAAGGTCTGCGCAAGGCGCTGTCGGGGACACCGGGTCCGGTCTACATCGAGTACCCCTCACACGTGATCCAGGAAGAACTGGATGTGCCGCCTGCCTTGCCTCCCAGCAAATATCGGCTCGTCGGACAGACCGCAGGCCAGGACAAGGTCGACGAGGCCGCACGCCTGATCGGTGCTGCCAAGCAGCCCATCCTGCTCATCGGCCACGGCGTCCACACGGCTCGCGCCGGCGCGTCGGTGAAGGAACTCGCAGACCTGATGGCGTGTCCGGTGATCCAGACCTCCGGCGGCACGTCCTATATCGAAGGACTGGAGGACCGCACCTTCCCGTACGGCTTCTCCAAGGCGGCCGTCGAGGCAGTCGTCACATCAGATCTGTGCCTTGCCATCGGCACCGAACTCGGCGAGCCGGTGCACTTCGGCAAGGGCAGGCACTGGGTCGACGGCGAGGCCGAGCGCAGTTGGCTGCTGATCGAGCAGGACCCGGCCGCGATCGGGGTCAATCGTCCGATCGACGTGCCCTTGGTCGGCGATCTCCGTGCCGTGGTGCCCCAACTCGTCGAGGCCCTGAAGGATTCGCCGCGCACAGCGACCCCGGAACTCAAGCGCTGGATCTCCGACGACGCGGCGCAGTTGGCCGAGCTCGCCGAGACCGCGCCGTCGGGAGCGAGCCCCGTGCATCCCGCACGATTGATTGTCGAGGCGACGAAGGACTTCCCGGCCGACGGGATCATGGTGCGCGACGGCGGCGCGACGACCATCTTCGGCTGGACCTATTCGCAGGCCAAACCGCATGACGTCATGTGGAATCAGAACTTCGGGCACCTCGGGACCGGGTTGCCGTACGCGGTCGGAGCAGGCGTCGCCGACGGCGGGAAGCGTCCGATGATGCTGATCACCGGTGATTCGTCGTTCCAGTTCCACATCTCCGAGTTGGAGACCGCGGCACGCCTCAATCTGCCGCTCGTCTGCGTCGTCGCCGTCGACTACGCGTGGGGACTCGAGGTGGGCGTCTACAAGCGCACCTACGGTCAGGGTTCCCGGGAGACCGGCGTCCACTGGAGCGAGGCAACCCGGCTCGACAAGGTCGCCGAGGGATTCGGATGCTACGGCGAATACGTCGAGAAGGACGAAGACATCGCACCGGCCATCAAGCGCGCGTTCGCCAGTGGCAAGCCGGGCGTCATCCACGTCGCCGTCGACCCCAAGGCGAACTCCGAGGAGATGCCGAGCTACGACGAGTTCCGCACGTGGTACGCCGAGGGCCAGCAGTAG
- a CDS encoding SDR family NAD(P)-dependent oxidoreductase: protein MSELRFDNRVAVITGAGRGLGRAYALLLASRGAKVVVNDPGSSISGEDTDSGPAAGVVREIRDMGGEAIACTESVATADGGRAIIDSAVEGFGRIDILVHNAGNNRYASLSEMTYEDFDAVLDVHLRGAFHVVRPAFPLMCEAGYGRVVLTSSIGGIYGNKSVANYGAAKAGIIGLSNVAALEGHEHGVLSNVIVPAALTRLAEGLDTSAYPPMGPELIAPAVGWLAHESCSITGEMLVSIAGRVARAYIAETEGVYQSSWSVDDVGERIDEIRDTTNSWLLPVVPSGHVDHITKSFALATEGSARVSQGL, encoded by the coding sequence ATGTCTGAGCTCCGATTCGACAACCGGGTCGCGGTGATCACCGGTGCCGGACGTGGCCTCGGGCGGGCCTATGCCCTCCTGCTGGCATCCCGTGGCGCCAAGGTCGTCGTCAACGATCCCGGCAGCAGCATCAGCGGTGAGGACACCGACTCCGGTCCCGCGGCCGGCGTGGTCCGGGAGATCCGGGACATGGGCGGCGAGGCCATCGCGTGCACCGAGTCGGTGGCCACCGCCGACGGCGGACGCGCCATCATCGATTCGGCGGTGGAGGGTTTCGGCCGGATCGACATTCTCGTGCACAACGCAGGCAACAATCGCTATGCGTCGTTGTCGGAGATGACCTACGAGGATTTCGATGCCGTCCTCGATGTCCACCTTCGTGGTGCCTTCCATGTGGTGCGACCGGCGTTCCCACTGATGTGCGAAGCCGGTTACGGCCGCGTGGTGCTGACATCGTCGATCGGCGGCATCTACGGCAACAAGAGCGTCGCCAACTACGGCGCGGCCAAGGCCGGGATCATCGGCCTCTCCAATGTCGCGGCGCTGGAGGGCCACGAACACGGGGTGCTGTCGAATGTCATCGTCCCGGCCGCCCTGACGCGGCTGGCCGAAGGACTCGACACCTCCGCCTACCCGCCGATGGGGCCGGAGCTGATCGCACCCGCGGTGGGGTGGCTCGCCCACGAATCCTGTTCGATCACCGGCGAGATGCTGGTGTCGATAGCCGGACGGGTGGCCCGCGCCTATATCGCCGAGACCGAGGGCGTGTACCAGTCCTCGTGGTCCGTCGACGACGTCGGCGAGCGCATCGACGAAATCCGCGACACCACCAATTCGTGGCTCCTGCCGGTAGTCCCGTCAGGCCATGTCGACCACATCACGAAGAGTTTCGCACTAGCGACGGAGGGCAGCGCGCGTGTCAGTCAAGGTCTATGA
- a CDS encoding flavin-containing monooxygenase yields the protein MQNCEPTQTPDVDIAALHEKYLHERDKRLRSDGQAQYLEAEDDFAEFYEGDPHLPVVPRQPITDEIDVVILGGGFCGLITAQRLQQAGVSDFKIIELGGDFGGVWYWNRYPGIQIDSDAYCYLPLLEETGFMPKEKFSKGDECFDHAQRIGEHFGLYDHALFHTLVKSLEWDGEISRWQITSNRGDAIRARFVIMCQGPYNRPKLPGIPGIKDFKGHTFHTARWDYDYTGGDLHGGLDKIGDKRIAVIGTGSSGVQAIPHLARGAEHLTVFQRTPSYIFERANYPTDPEWVQTLEPGWRAARQRNFHNAAFAFYNPGEPDLICDGWTEVARNMAAKLNATENYEGWAALADPAKFMELKEIEDYRAMERLRQRVEQIVEDPETAEKLKPYYRNMCKRPVFNDEYLPTFNRPNVTLVDVSETKGVERITEKGVVANGVEYEVDCIVFASGFEITTALDRQFDIKPFAGRDGVSLYDHWGKGFRTLHGVMAHGFPNHFATGFVQGGVTASTTLMFEQQADHISYIIGEALRRDATYVEPTPEAEEGWVQTIREFSVDNSTFTMECTPGYYNSEGEPNGRSFLGDPFWGGFYELSDRLQAWRDTGELEGLVLEK from the coding sequence ATGCAGAACTGCGAACCCACGCAGACACCCGACGTCGACATCGCCGCTCTCCATGAGAAATACCTCCACGAGCGTGACAAGCGACTCCGCTCCGATGGTCAGGCTCAGTACCTCGAGGCCGAGGACGACTTCGCAGAGTTCTACGAGGGCGACCCGCATCTCCCGGTGGTACCGCGTCAGCCGATCACCGACGAGATCGACGTGGTGATTCTCGGAGGCGGATTCTGCGGTCTCATCACCGCACAACGGCTCCAACAGGCGGGCGTCTCCGACTTCAAGATCATCGAGCTCGGCGGGGATTTCGGTGGCGTCTGGTACTGGAACCGCTACCCGGGCATCCAGATCGACTCGGACGCCTACTGTTACCTGCCCCTGCTCGAAGAGACCGGCTTCATGCCGAAGGAGAAGTTCTCCAAGGGTGACGAGTGCTTCGATCACGCTCAGCGCATCGGGGAGCATTTCGGCCTGTACGACCATGCGCTGTTCCACACCCTGGTGAAGTCACTGGAGTGGGATGGCGAGATCAGCCGGTGGCAGATCACGTCCAATCGCGGTGATGCGATCCGCGCCCGCTTCGTGATCATGTGCCAGGGCCCCTACAACCGGCCGAAGCTGCCCGGCATCCCCGGTATCAAGGACTTCAAGGGCCACACCTTCCACACCGCCCGCTGGGATTACGACTACACCGGCGGCGATCTGCACGGTGGCCTGGACAAGATCGGCGACAAGCGCATCGCCGTCATCGGCACGGGTTCCAGTGGTGTACAGGCCATCCCGCATCTCGCGCGCGGAGCCGAGCATCTCACCGTCTTCCAGCGCACGCCTTCCTACATCTTCGAGCGGGCAAACTACCCCACCGACCCGGAATGGGTACAGACCCTGGAACCGGGGTGGCGGGCCGCGCGGCAGCGGAACTTCCACAATGCGGCGTTCGCGTTCTACAACCCGGGTGAACCCGACCTCATCTGCGATGGCTGGACCGAGGTCGCACGCAACATGGCGGCAAAGCTCAACGCGACCGAGAACTACGAGGGCTGGGCCGCACTGGCCGATCCGGCGAAGTTCATGGAACTCAAGGAGATCGAGGACTACCGCGCGATGGAGCGGCTTCGTCAGCGCGTCGAGCAGATCGTCGAGGACCCGGAGACGGCGGAGAAGCTGAAGCCCTACTACCGAAACATGTGCAAGCGGCCCGTCTTCAACGACGAGTACCTGCCGACGTTCAATCGTCCGAACGTCACCCTCGTCGACGTCTCGGAGACCAAGGGGGTCGAGCGGATCACGGAGAAGGGGGTTGTCGCCAACGGTGTCGAGTACGAGGTCGATTGCATCGTGTTCGCCAGCGGCTTCGAGATCACCACTGCCCTGGATCGGCAGTTCGACATCAAACCGTTCGCGGGCCGCGACGGGGTGTCACTGTATGACCATTGGGGCAAGGGCTTCCGCACTCTGCACGGAGTGATGGCGCACGGATTCCCCAACCATTTCGCCACCGGGTTCGTACAAGGCGGTGTCACCGCATCCACCACGCTGATGTTCGAGCAGCAGGCCGATCACATCTCCTACATCATCGGAGAGGCCCTGCGCCGCGACGCCACCTACGTCGAGCCCACCCCGGAGGCCGAGGAGGGCTGGGTGCAGACCATCCGCGAATTCTCCGTGGACAACAGCACCTTCACCATGGAGTGCACCCCCGGCTATTACAACAGCGAGGGTGAGCCGAACGGACGGTCGTTCCTGGGTGATCCGTTCTGGGGCGGCTTCTACGAGCTCAGTGATCGGCTGCAGGCGTGGCGCGACACCGGCGAGCTGGAAGGCCTGGTGCTGGAGAAGTGA
- a CDS encoding aromatic ring-hydroxylating oxygenase subunit alpha yields the protein MDDIQEAARQSNGEPPTTPLEIGVEAYISKDYLRAERDKLWNKVWQQVGRVEEIPKVGDFLTYEIMEDSFIIARSSPDTISAYHNVCSHRGRRLVDTPEGKREAKGKCRTFVCGFHGWTYDLEGRNTWAAEREDWPTGLTEEKTHLRNVQVDTWGGWIWINMDPDCEPLRDYLEPAASLLDPFQLENMRYRWRKWLVFDCNWKIALEAFMETYHVPYTHPEFRAYGTFLGWSRAQGKHSNIGYDAPKGMEDNQAKLRVADGPDARISTIDLQNFTWENANTNTTRTLVDAAQRLIDELPEGTPANEVLAHWLTSARRDDAERGVIWPTVDNETVSKSGTAWQIFPNFQIGHALNNMLCYSARPYGDDPDKCYFEAAVFELFPEGEEPETEWEFTPEDDPGWRTVLPQDFSNMAAVQKGVKSQGFSGAKPNPYRERSIVNLHHNLARYMGTGAPEDLA from the coding sequence ATCGACGACATCCAGGAAGCGGCCCGACAGTCCAACGGCGAGCCGCCGACGACTCCTCTGGAGATCGGTGTCGAAGCCTACATCTCGAAAGATTATCTCCGCGCCGAGCGGGACAAACTGTGGAACAAGGTCTGGCAGCAGGTCGGCCGGGTCGAGGAGATCCCGAAGGTGGGCGACTTTCTCACCTACGAGATCATGGAGGACTCGTTCATCATCGCCCGCTCCTCCCCCGATACGATCAGCGCCTATCACAACGTCTGCTCACACCGTGGACGCCGCCTGGTGGACACCCCCGAGGGCAAACGAGAGGCAAAGGGCAAGTGCCGCACGTTTGTCTGCGGCTTCCACGGCTGGACCTACGATCTCGAAGGCCGCAACACCTGGGCGGCCGAACGGGAGGACTGGCCGACGGGTCTGACCGAGGAGAAGACCCACCTGCGCAACGTGCAGGTGGACACCTGGGGCGGCTGGATCTGGATCAACATGGATCCGGACTGCGAGCCGTTGCGCGATTACCTGGAGCCCGCGGCGAGTCTGCTCGATCCGTTCCAGCTCGAGAACATGCGGTACCGCTGGCGCAAGTGGCTGGTATTCGACTGCAACTGGAAGATCGCACTCGAAGCCTTCATGGAGACCTACCACGTTCCCTACACACACCCCGAGTTCCGCGCCTATGGCACGTTCCTCGGCTGGTCCCGCGCGCAGGGCAAGCACAGCAACATCGGGTACGACGCGCCGAAGGGCATGGAGGACAACCAGGCCAAGCTACGCGTCGCCGACGGCCCCGATGCCCGGATCTCGACCATCGATCTACAGAACTTCACGTGGGAGAACGCGAACACCAACACCACCCGCACCCTGGTGGACGCGGCTCAGCGGCTGATCGATGAACTGCCCGAAGGGACACCGGCCAACGAAGTGCTCGCACATTGGCTGACGTCGGCACGGCGCGACGACGCCGAACGGGGCGTGATCTGGCCGACCGTCGACAACGAAACCGTCTCCAAGAGCGGGACGGCCTGGCAGATTTTCCCCAATTTCCAGATCGGCCACGCGCTCAACAACATGCTCTGCTACAGCGCCCGACCGTACGGCGACGATCCCGACAAGTGCTACTTCGAGGCTGCTGTCTTCGAACTGTTCCCCGAAGGCGAAGAGCCGGAGACCGAATGGGAGTTCACCCCGGAGGACGACCCGGGCTGGCGCACCGTGCTGCCCCAGGACTTCTCCAACATGGCCGCGGTCCAGAAGGGTGTTAAGTCACAAGGCTTCTCGGGCGCCAAGCCCAATCCGTACCGGGAGCGCAGCATCGTCAACCTGCATCACAACCTGGCCAGGTACATGGGCACCGGCGCCCCCGAAGACCTGGCCTGA
- a CDS encoding SDR family NAD(P)-dependent oxidoreductase has product MENNVVGLTGRIIIVSGAAGGGIGTTVTKMVAEAGATVIAVSRSKENLDTHITPLVAEGLSIIPVSADASTDDGIAAVMDQVRITDGTLYGLVNVAGGAAPTTWMPATRVTREDWRDLFTQNLETMFFMSQAVAAELKSQGLPGSIVSISSISGMNTAPFHIGYGTAKAALVAATRTMAVELAIDDIRVNAVAPGVTATPASLTYVDDDADRDRRAIAMGRRGRPEEQAGAILFLLSDLSSYITGQTLLVDGGLNLKWTHMGADHTSLFLKDQSFREAITH; this is encoded by the coding sequence ATGGAGAACAATGTTGTCGGCCTGACCGGCCGGATCATCATCGTCTCCGGCGCAGCGGGTGGTGGCATCGGCACCACGGTGACCAAGATGGTGGCCGAGGCAGGCGCAACCGTCATCGCGGTGAGCCGCTCGAAGGAGAACCTGGACACGCACATCACACCGCTTGTCGCCGAGGGACTCTCGATCATCCCGGTGAGCGCCGACGCCTCCACCGACGATGGCATCGCCGCGGTGATGGACCAGGTACGGATCACCGACGGCACGCTGTACGGGCTGGTCAATGTCGCGGGCGGTGCGGCGCCCACCACCTGGATGCCGGCGACCCGGGTCACCCGCGAGGATTGGCGCGACCTGTTCACCCAGAACCTCGAGACGATGTTCTTCATGAGTCAGGCCGTTGCCGCCGAACTCAAGTCGCAGGGCCTGCCGGGCTCGATCGTCTCGATCTCGTCGATCAGCGGCATGAACACCGCACCGTTCCACATCGGTTACGGCACCGCCAAAGCTGCCCTGGTCGCGGCAACGCGAACCATGGCCGTGGAGTTGGCCATCGATGACATCCGGGTCAACGCCGTCGCGCCCGGCGTGACCGCGACGCCCGCCTCGCTGACCTATGTCGACGACGACGCGGACCGTGATCGTCGTGCCATCGCCATGGGGCGCCGCGGCCGCCCCGAGGAGCAGGCCGGTGCCATCCTGTTCCTCCTGTCCGACCTCTCCAGCTACATCACCGGGCAAACCCTTCTCGTGGACGGCGGCCTGAACCTCAAGTGGACCCACATGGGCGCCGATCACACCTCGCTGTTCCTCAAGGACCAGTCGTTTCGCGAAGCAATCACGCACTGA
- a CDS encoding SMP-30/gluconolactonase/LRE family protein, which yields MTQAARYTSTSSHELADGWRLERLTEPSRLFGANGIRTGPDGRIYIAQVAGSQISALDLESGALETVSAKGSEIIAPDDVAFDPRGDMYVTEYYDGRVSVREAGGATRLLRDDLPGANGITIHQGRLFVNECRPGGRLMELDPAGGALKILLEDLPMPNGMEVGPDGKLYYPLLGANEIWRIDLDGGEPERVAADLGGPDSVKFDSDGNIVSTQVASGQVLRIDPRNGTQTLVAQLSPGLDNLTFVGDRLFVSSFTGQITEILGDGGTRTALADGLTWPLDLTVGPDGTLYIADGTFLLAKRPGAELGTLGMLFSPGYPGYIRGMAATGDGEFVVAGNGTVSRYRPAAAESEVLVEGLDQLYGVAVAANGAIAVADLGTGQVHSVQSGRADVLASGLDRPMGVAFAADGTCLVSESGAGRVAAVTSSGTDTLVDGLESPQGITVVGSQLYIVDTGSKSLVNVDLETKSRQIIATDLPVGAPPGVTPKPLRGLVPFSGPQGPFAGIAAGPDGTLYVSADADGSVVALRKER from the coding sequence TTGACTCAGGCGGCCCGCTACACCAGCACTTCGTCGCACGAACTCGCCGATGGCTGGCGCCTTGAGCGACTGACCGAGCCGAGCCGACTGTTCGGGGCGAACGGCATCCGCACGGGCCCGGACGGGCGCATCTACATCGCGCAGGTCGCCGGGAGCCAGATCAGCGCCCTCGACCTCGAATCGGGTGCACTGGAGACCGTCAGCGCCAAGGGCAGCGAGATCATCGCGCCCGACGACGTGGCGTTCGACCCGCGCGGGGACATGTACGTGACCGAGTACTACGACGGACGGGTCAGTGTGCGCGAAGCGGGCGGCGCCACCCGGTTGCTGCGCGACGATCTGCCCGGGGCCAACGGCATCACAATCCATCAGGGCAGGCTCTTCGTCAACGAATGCCGGCCCGGTGGCCGCCTGATGGAGCTGGATCCCGCCGGGGGTGCCCTCAAGATCCTCCTGGAGGATCTGCCCATGCCCAACGGCATGGAGGTCGGCCCGGACGGCAAACTCTACTATCCGCTGCTCGGCGCCAACGAGATCTGGCGCATCGACCTCGACGGCGGTGAACCCGAAAGGGTCGCAGCCGATCTCGGCGGTCCTGACTCGGTGAAGTTCGATTCCGACGGCAACATCGTGTCCACCCAGGTCGCCTCGGGACAGGTCCTGCGAATCGATCCCCGCAACGGCACACAGACGCTCGTGGCCCAGCTCTCACCGGGTCTCGACAACCTCACCTTCGTGGGCGATCGACTGTTCGTGTCGAGCTTCACCGGGCAGATCACCGAGATCCTCGGCGACGGCGGCACTCGTACTGCCCTGGCCGACGGACTGACCTGGCCCCTCGACCTCACCGTGGGTCCGGACGGCACCCTGTACATCGCCGACGGCACGTTCCTGCTGGCCAAACGACCGGGCGCCGAACTCGGCACGCTGGGTATGCTTTTCAGCCCCGGCTACCCCGGCTACATCCGCGGGATGGCTGCCACCGGCGACGGCGAGTTCGTCGTCGCCGGCAACGGCACGGTATCGCGCTACCGGCCGGCCGCCGCCGAGAGCGAGGTACTCGTCGAGGGCCTCGACCAGCTCTACGGCGTCGCCGTCGCGGCGAACGGGGCGATTGCGGTCGCCGATCTCGGTACGGGTCAGGTGCATTCGGTCCAGTCGGGTCGGGCCGACGTCCTCGCGAGCGGCCTCGACCGCCCGATGGGGGTCGCGTTTGCGGCTGACGGAACCTGCCTCGTCTCCGAGTCGGGTGCGGGCCGGGTTGCGGCGGTGACGAGTTCGGGCACCGACACCCTCGTGGACGGTCTCGAGTCGCCGCAGGGGATCACCGTGGTCGGGTCGCAGCTCTACATCGTCGACACCGGGAGCAAGTCGCTGGTCAACGTCGACCTGGAGACCAAGAGCCGACAGATCATCGCGACCGACCTTCCCGTCGGCGCACCACCCGGGGTGACGCCCAAGCCGCTGCGCGGATTGGTCCCATTCTCCGGACCGCAAGGACCGTTCGCGGGTATCGCGGCCGGCCCCGACGGAACCCTGTACGTCTCCGCAGATGCCGACGGAAGCGTCGTCGCGCTTCGGAAGGAGCGCTGA
- a CDS encoding ribose-phosphate diphosphokinase: protein MTWTTDNQKNLMLFSGRAHPDLAQSVADELGIKVTPQTARDFANGEIFVRFEESVRGSDAFVLQSCPYPMNQWVMESLIMIDALKRGSAKRISVILPFYPYARQDKKHRGREPISARLMADLLKAAGADRIITVDLHTDQIQGFFDGPVDHMHAQGQLADYVRENYGTDNVTVVSPDSGRVRVAEKWADALNGAPLAFIHKTRDPLVPNQVKSNRVVGDVDGRTCVLIDDMIDTGGTIAGAVRVLKDAGAGEVVIATTHGVFSDPAAERLANCGAREVIATDTLPIPEEKRFENLTVLSIAPLLAQTIREVFENGSVTSLFDGSA from the coding sequence ATGACCTGGACCACGGACAACCAGAAGAACCTGATGCTGTTCTCTGGTCGCGCCCATCCCGACCTCGCTCAGTCCGTCGCCGACGAGCTCGGCATCAAGGTGACACCGCAGACGGCGCGGGACTTCGCCAACGGCGAGATCTTCGTACGCTTCGAGGAGTCGGTGCGCGGCTCCGACGCATTCGTCCTGCAGAGCTGCCCATACCCGATGAACCAGTGGGTCATGGAGTCGCTCATCATGATCGACGCCCTCAAGCGCGGATCGGCAAAACGCATCAGCGTGATCCTGCCCTTCTACCCCTACGCGCGCCAAGACAAGAAGCATCGCGGTCGCGAACCGATCTCCGCCCGGTTGATGGCCGACCTGCTGAAGGCCGCAGGCGCGGACCGGATCATCACCGTCGATCTGCACACCGACCAGATCCAGGGCTTCTTCGACGGCCCGGTTGACCACATGCATGCCCAGGGGCAGCTCGCCGACTATGTCCGGGAGAACTACGGCACCGACAACGTCACCGTGGTGTCGCCGGACTCCGGTCGCGTGCGTGTCGCCGAGAAGTGGGCCGATGCGCTCAACGGCGCACCGCTGGCGTTCATCCACAAGACGCGCGATCCCCTGGTGCCCAATCAGGTCAAATCCAATCGTGTCGTCGGCGATGTCGACGGCCGCACCTGCGTGCTGATCGACGACATGATCGACACCGGCGGCACGATCGCCGGTGCCGTGAGAGTGCTCAAGGATGCCGGTGCCGGCGAGGTCGTCATCGCGACCACCCACGGCGTCTTCTCCGATCCGGCCGCGGAGCGGCTCGCGAACTGCGGCGCCCGCGAGGTCATCGCGACCGACACCCTGCCGATCCCGGAGGAGAAGCGGTTCGAGAACCTGACGGTGTTGTCGATCGCCCCGCTGCTCGCCCAGACCATCCGCGAGGTCTTCGAGAACGGCTCGGTGACGAGCCTGTTCGACGGCAGCGCGTAG